The window atttttttttttttggtaattgGTAAATGAATCTTTAAAGATGCTAGGGTACAAGACTAGATGCCCAAAAGTCAAAAGTTGAAAGCAAGAAAAAAGAATCGGATGCTTTAAAAAAGTTTAAACCCACATTCCATACACTAATCTCGGACCCATATGATCAAATAATTACAAAGAAAAGGGCACATTTGAAAATAAAAAAGGTAAAACCTAATTTTGTAAATTGACATAAAGTCCTGTTTTACATCATCTTTCTCAAAACCCTCGCCCTATATAAAGTCGCTGTATATCCGCTCCCCAAACCCTCTTCCCCTGTCGCAAGTTGCTTTCTTTTTTGCTACCACCGATCCAAGAAAGCATCTTGCACAAAACAAACATGTTGGTCTATCAAGATTTGATTTCTGGTAATAATTTTTTTCTTTATATGTATCATATCATCTGTTTTGTATTATTCGAATTGAGTAATTGTGTAGATCTAGGCGTGATTTTTTATATGTCTAGATTAAAAACTTTATAGACTTCCAGTTTAATTCCCGGATTATAGTTGTATTAGATCTGTATAATTATCTGTATGTACATACAATTATTTTTGTTAATTGTACAGTATTAGTTTTCTTTAGTTAAGTTATCTTTGAGATTTTTCTTATTTATCCataattattatctttatctttatgtTTATGGGTTcaaattttattaatattgattGATGTAATTTTTGAATCTTTTTTACTGGGTAGTCTTGTTTGTAGTTTCTTTTGTTTCTTTAGTATAAGTTTTTTTTAGAGATTTTTTTATGCATAATGTTTATGTTTCAGGGTTCAAACTTAACTAATATTGTTGTAAATTTTGAATCTTTTTTACTGGGTAATCTTGTTTGTAGTTTCTTATTAAGAACTGTCGTTTTAATTTTGTATTGTCACAAACAAGAAAAAAAAGTATAGCTTTATTGTGACCTTATTGTGGTGTTTTTAAATATGAGCTTTTTTATTTAATCATTTATGGGGTTTGAAAATTAAATAGTGTTCTTTTTGTTAAGATTGTTAGGCAGACTTGTATGGTTTTTTTTATTGAAAAACATGAATTAGGGAGTATGTACTTATATATATGCAAACAAATATGCCAAACTATTGCTGTTGATTCATTGTATGCAATAGTTTTCTAAATAACAATGTGGATTGATACTCGTAGAAAATTAAGTATCTTTGCTAGTTTTTTGAtatattttgtttaaaggttagttGCGTATCTTATCTGATATTGTATCTCTATCTGTAGGTGATGAGCTTCTCTCTGACTCGTTTCCTTACAACGAGATCCTGAATGGGATCCTATGGGAAGTTGAAGGAAAGGTATATTATAATACCACTTCTCAAAAGTTTAAGTCTTTTTATGTTTTGCACATTAATCGTACACTGATCACAATCATGCTAATGATATATTATACATAAATGTATGTTTGCAGTGGGTAGTACAAGGAGCTGTGGATGTTAACATTGGTGCTAACCCTTCTGCTGAAGGAGGTGAAGATGATGAAGGTGTTGATGATCAAGCTGTGAAGGTTGTCGACATTGTTGACACCTTCAGACTCCaggtaaatattaataataaaaaaaaaaatgaaaatttgaTTCTCATAAAGTGATGTCTTAAATTCATAAAAGCTCATAGATTGATTATAATTTGAAAATATTGTACGTGCAGGAGCAACCACCTTTCGACAAGAAGCAGTTTGTTGGTTACATTAAGAAGTACATCAAACTTATTACGCCCAAGCTTGATGAAGAGAAGCAAGAGTTCTTCAAGAAAAACATTGAGGCAGCAACAAAGTACCTTCTCTCAAAGCTCAGTGACCTTCAGTTGTAAGTCTCGTGTTGATTTATTAGTAAAATTTTGTCCAATTTTTGGCGtttattataagttttaagtagatGAAAACAATCTAATTTGGTGTTTGTTTTGCAGTTTTGTTGGTGAGAGCATGCATGATGATAGTACAATTGTGTTTGCTTACTACAAAGAGGGAGCTACTGACCCGACATTTTTGTACTTTGGCGTGGGGTTGAAGGAGGTTAAATGTTAAGAAATGTCAATCAATCGGATAAGGCAGCTAAGAGTTGCTGTAGTTGTTGCTTTCTAAGTTTGGGTTTTGTTCTACTATTTTTTATGGATCTACAAATTTACTTGCTTTAATGTTTCTTGTTAGTTTTGGACTGCAATTGGTATTTGATTTAAGTTTTATCTTCGTATTGATTTACCATCAGTTAGAGCTAGCCCCTGTGAGTTTCCAAGCTAGTGTGGATTTCAACTTAAATTTATAAGTGAAAAATCACTTTGATATAAGTTCATTGTTTGGGTTTGAGTCCAATAATATTATGCATATTGGGTCATAAGAATATAACAGTGCGTTTGATAAAATATAATTAAGCGCCAAATGGTATAGAACCTGAATGAGTCAAAGATTCAAGTTGAACGTAATTTGAATGATTAATAGAGTATCTCAAATCTGAATGATTCAGGACAAATTAAACAATTCAGCATTGTTTGTCGTTCGGATTTCACAAATAAACGCACCATATGATGAACGAACGATTCAATTAAAAAGCAATCGGGCACACTCTGAAGTCTAAATCACCCAGAGACCAAATCCACAATTTTTAGCTTATATCTTACTTCATCCTAAGATTACAAGATAATAGTGTTCCAATTAATGAATGATTGCATTTTTATATTTGAAAATGTCAAAAGAAAAGTGTTATTACTGTAATTTAATACAAGACA of the Rutidosis leptorrhynchoides isolate AG116_Rl617_1_P2 chromosome 5, CSIRO_AGI_Rlap_v1, whole genome shotgun sequence genome contains:
- the LOC139847239 gene encoding translationally-controlled tumor protein homolog, which gives rise to MLVYQDLISGDELLSDSFPYNEILNGILWEVEGKWVVQGAVDVNIGANPSAEGGEDDEGVDDQAVKVVDIVDTFRLQEQPPFDKKQFVGYIKKYIKLITPKLDEEKQEFFKKNIEAATKYLLSKLSDLQFFVGESMHDDSTIVFAYYKEGATDPTFLYFGVGLKEVKC